The stretch of DNA TCCGCAGTGCTGGCCGTGAGCGCGACGCTCTTCTACGTCTTCGTCTACACGCTCTGGCTGAAGCGAACCTCGCGGCAGAACATCGTCATCGGGGGCGCCGCGGGAGCGGTTCCGGTCCTCGTCGGCTGGGCGGCCGTGCGCGACAGCGTCGGCTGGGCGCCGGTTGTTCTGTTCGCGTTGATGTTCGTCTGGACGCCCCCGCATTTCTGGGCGCTCGCCATCCGCTACCGCGACGACTACAAGTCGGTGGACGTGCCGATGATGCCGGTCGTGACCTCGTTCCGCCGAACGGCCGGTCAGATATTCATCTACTCGCTGCTGGTCGCAGTGGTCTCTCTTGTTTTCGGCTGGACCGCCGGGATGGGGGCGCTTTACTGGATCGCCGCCGCGTCTCTGGGAGCGGTGTTCTGCGGGTTGGCCCTCGACCTGTGGCGCCGGCCAACCGAGGGACGAGCCATGCGGCTGTTTCACTGGTCGATCACCTATGTGACGCTCCTTTTCGGGGCGATGGCGCTCGACCAACTCGTCGTCCACTAGGCGGCGATTACTCCCACTTGAACACCCGGGCGGCGACAACCGGCGCACCAACCGCCCACGCCGCCAGCACCGCCCAATCCCTCGCCGGCACGCCACCACCGGCGGACAACGACGCATG from Acidimicrobiales bacterium encodes:
- a CDS encoding heme o synthase, with amino-acid sequence MSAVLPPIAPDRMPVARRIGGFVALTKPRIIELLLVTTLPTMIVAARGLPGWQLILATLAGGTLAAGGANAINMVIDRDIDAVMRRTRRRPLVTGVVSPGEALAFAIALEVGAFALLWAEVNLLSAVLAVSATLFYVFVYTLWLKRTSRQNIVIGGAAGAVPVLVGWAAVRDSVGWAPVVLFALMFVWTPPHFWALAIRYRDDYKSVDVPMMPVVTSFRRTAGQIFIYSLLVAVVSLVFGWTAGMGALYWIAAASLGAVFCGLALDLWRRPTEGRAMRLFHWSITYVTLLFGAMALDQLVVH